In Chryseobacterium gleum, a single genomic region encodes these proteins:
- a CDS encoding RsmE family RNA methyltransferase: MKLFYGEINGNNVIINDEEQQHIVKVLRMKDGEDIHVTDGKGKLASGKLIIEGKKAGIEISEIKENMPEFSPMLHIAIAPTKNIDRIEFFVEKAVEMGISEITILQTEKTERKNVNIDKIRKQAVAASKQSLRFHFPVINDLIKIQDFLKSIDPEHTFVAHCHENLERIALKNIPKMEKLTFLIGPEGDFSEKEIAFLAENKVRAVSLGNQRLRTETAGVFVAAWNYYNMI, from the coding sequence ATGAAACTATTCTACGGAGAAATCAACGGAAATAACGTAATAATCAACGATGAAGAGCAGCAGCATATTGTGAAAGTTCTTCGGATGAAAGATGGAGAAGATATTCATGTGACAGATGGCAAAGGAAAACTGGCTTCCGGAAAACTCATTATAGAAGGGAAGAAAGCTGGTATTGAAATTTCTGAGATCAAAGAAAACATGCCTGAATTCAGCCCCATGCTTCATATTGCCATTGCTCCTACCAAAAATATTGACAGGATCGAATTCTTTGTGGAAAAAGCTGTGGAAATGGGCATTTCTGAGATTACGATCCTGCAGACTGAGAAAACAGAACGTAAAAACGTCAATATTGATAAGATCAGGAAACAGGCTGTTGCGGCATCAAAGCAAAGTTTGAGATTTCATTTTCCGGTTATCAATGATTTAATTAAAATTCAGGATTTTCTGAAAAGTATTGATCCGGAACATACATTTGTTGCGCACTGTCATGAGAACTTAGAAAGAATTGCTCTGAAAAATATTCCTAAGATGGAAAAGCTTACATTTTTAATAGGTCCGGAAGGTGATTTTTCTGAAAAGGAGATTGCATTTTTAGCAGAAAATAAGGTAAGAGCTGTATCACTTGGGAATCAAAGACTGAGAACGGAAACAGCAGGCGTTTTCGTAGCAGCATGGAATTATTATAATATGATATAA
- the tsaD gene encoding tRNA (adenosine(37)-N6)-threonylcarbamoyltransferase complex transferase subunit TsaD: MSDSIILGIESSCDDTSAAIIKGNSILSNIAANQAIHKEYGGVVPELASRAHQQNIIPVVEKSFSKANIQQNAISAIGFTRGPGLLGSLLVGTSFAKSLAMSLNVPLIEVNHLQAHILAHFIEDANPVPPNFPFLCLTVSGGHTMIVLVKDYFDMEIIGKTIDDAAGEAFDKIGKIFDLDYPAGPIIDRLAKEGNPDAFQFNKPKLENYDYSFSGIKTSVLYFIQKEVRKNPDFIKENLNDLCASVQKSIIEILMNKLEKAAKDLNVNEVAIAGGVSANSALRKAMEENRERLGWNIYIPKFEYTTDNAAMIAMVAKLKFERGEFTDLRTTATAKYDL, encoded by the coding sequence ATGAGCGACTCTATAATTTTAGGTATTGAATCGTCCTGCGACGACACCTCAGCAGCTATCATCAAGGGAAATTCTATTCTTTCAAACATTGCCGCGAACCAGGCCATCCACAAAGAATATGGTGGTGTTGTGCCTGAATTGGCTTCACGGGCCCATCAGCAAAATATTATCCCCGTTGTTGAAAAATCTTTTTCCAAAGCAAATATACAACAAAATGCTATCTCAGCTATAGGATTTACACGCGGACCCGGACTTTTAGGATCTCTTCTTGTAGGAACATCATTTGCTAAGTCTTTGGCTATGAGCCTTAACGTTCCGTTAATTGAAGTAAATCACCTTCAAGCCCACATTCTGGCCCATTTCATCGAAGATGCAAATCCTGTGCCGCCCAACTTTCCTTTTTTATGTCTTACAGTAAGTGGCGGGCATACTATGATTGTTCTCGTAAAAGACTATTTCGATATGGAAATCATTGGAAAGACCATCGATGATGCCGCAGGAGAAGCTTTCGATAAAATAGGAAAAATCTTTGACCTTGATTACCCTGCCGGACCTATCATTGACAGACTGGCCAAAGAAGGAAACCCTGATGCTTTTCAATTCAACAAACCCAAACTGGAGAACTATGATTATTCCTTCAGCGGAATTAAAACTTCAGTGCTATATTTCATTCAGAAAGAAGTCAGAAAAAATCCTGATTTTATCAAAGAAAATCTTAATGATCTTTGTGCATCTGTACAGAAATCCATTATTGAGATTCTGATGAATAAACTTGAGAAAGCAGCCAAAGACCTCAATGTGAATGAAGTTGCCATCGCGGGAGGTGTTTCTGCCAATTCTGCATTGAGAAAAGCTATGGAGGAAAACAGAGAAAGACTGGGCTGGAATATCTACATTCCAAAGTTTGAATATACTACAGATAACGCTGCCATGATTGCTATGGTAGCAAAGCTGAAATTTGAGAGAGGAGAGTTTACAGATCTCAGAACTACAGCAACGGCAAAATATGATTTATAG
- a CDS encoding tyrosine-type recombinase/integrase encodes MKNLEVRISSSTDMKYRWYVYVYNTETQKIIKKISKGLNSSNDYSERMFAAEILKSTLELKLKSGIELNPALKKKADVIKICDALDFALKKKKPDLSKDSHGNYNCAVNFFKYSAVKLKFTNVNISDVERYHVKSIMDDIQQERNWTGKEYNKNLGYIKSLFSELVEWEYIKFNVVRDIRPKKEEKTEGYILATDKQHKIISKHLYNIDYNYYVFYSIEYYLGIRPKEILLLKCGDINIEHKVIRIASEDSKDNSYRYVPIFEPVLSMLKKMDLRNKDYYLIGRPKPYGCRFFKHEYFCPNPYPIKRDTATRKWKEYIIDGLGINVKCYSFKHKGANDKLKAGMDLKTISEIFGHSDEKITELYANHINSIRFEEASKIKLEKY; translated from the coding sequence ATGAAAAATTTAGAAGTCCGAATCTCTTCATCAACGGATATGAAGTACCGTTGGTATGTCTATGTTTACAATACAGAGACACAAAAAATCATCAAGAAAATTTCAAAAGGCCTTAATTCATCAAATGATTATAGCGAACGTATGTTTGCTGCTGAAATTCTAAAATCAACGCTTGAATTAAAATTAAAATCCGGAATCGAATTAAATCCGGCACTAAAAAAGAAAGCTGACGTAATCAAGATATGTGATGCTTTAGATTTCGCTCTGAAAAAAAAGAAACCTGATCTTTCAAAAGACTCTCACGGAAATTACAACTGTGCTGTTAACTTTTTCAAATATTCTGCGGTCAAATTAAAATTTACAAATGTTAATATTTCTGATGTAGAAAGGTATCACGTAAAGTCGATAATGGACGATATTCAGCAAGAAAGAAACTGGACCGGGAAAGAATATAATAAGAACCTGGGATATATTAAATCATTGTTTTCAGAGCTGGTTGAATGGGAATATATAAAATTCAATGTTGTGCGGGATATTCGGCCGAAAAAAGAGGAAAAAACAGAAGGATATATACTGGCTACTGATAAACAACATAAAATAATTTCCAAACACTTGTATAACATAGATTACAATTATTATGTTTTCTATAGCATTGAGTATTATTTGGGAATAAGACCAAAGGAAATACTATTGCTTAAATGTGGCGATATAAACATTGAACATAAAGTAATTAGAATTGCATCTGAAGACTCAAAGGATAATTCTTACAGATATGTACCTATTTTTGAGCCTGTACTATCTATGCTTAAAAAAATGGACCTTCGCAATAAAGACTACTATCTCATTGGAAGACCGAAGCCTTACGGATGTAGATTTTTCAAACACGAATACTTTTGTCCTAATCCATACCCAATAAAGAGAGATACAGCTACAAGAAAGTGGAAGGAATACATAATAGACGGATTGGGAATTAATGTAAAATGCTATTCTTTCAAACATAAAGGCGCTAACGACAAATTAAAAGCGGGTATGGACCTTAAAACAATATCGGAAATATTCGGGCATTCAGATGAAAAGATAACAGAACTTTACGCCAACCATATTAATTCAATTCGTTTCGAGGAAGCAAGTAAAATAAAGTTAGAAAAATATTAA
- a CDS encoding TrmH family RNA methyltransferase: MNDLSQTYEYLKQFLTEERLTKIEHFSKESSDFVLPVVEDVYQFRNAAAIVRSVEACGFHKVVALQEEYSFEPNLRVTKGADTWVEVEKLPRNMESFQNIKDRRYKIVAVSLEKNAKMLPEYEVTEPIALVFGTEMEGVSQEILDFADETLAIPMYGFTRSFNVSVAASICMYELKQKLIKSDIDYKLNEEKLLRMKILWAVNSIRSGQQIFEKYLRENNIDWK; the protein is encoded by the coding sequence ATGAATGATTTATCGCAAACTTATGAATATTTAAAACAGTTTTTAACGGAAGAAAGACTGACGAAAATCGAACATTTTTCCAAGGAAAGTTCAGATTTTGTACTTCCGGTAGTAGAAGACGTTTATCAGTTCAGAAATGCAGCTGCAATCGTACGTTCTGTGGAGGCTTGTGGTTTCCATAAAGTAGTGGCTTTGCAGGAAGAATACAGTTTTGAACCCAATCTTCGGGTCACAAAAGGAGCAGACACATGGGTTGAAGTAGAAAAGCTTCCCCGGAATATGGAATCTTTTCAGAATATTAAAGACAGAAGATATAAAATAGTGGCTGTTTCACTGGAAAAGAATGCTAAAATGCTGCCAGAATATGAAGTAACTGAACCTATTGCTCTGGTTTTTGGAACTGAAATGGAGGGTGTTTCTCAGGAAATTTTAGATTTTGCTGACGAGACATTGGCTATTCCGATGTATGGCTTTACAAGGAGCTTCAATGTTTCTGTGGCAGCTTCAATCTGTATGTATGAATTGAAGCAGAAGCTGATAAAATCTGATATTGATTATAAATTGAATGAAGAAAAGCTTTTAAGAATGAAAATCCTATGGGCTGTCAATTCAATCAGAAGCGGACAGCAGATCTTTGAAAAATATCTGAGAGAAAATAATATTGACTGGAAATAG
- a CDS encoding asparaginase, whose translation MKRKVLLIYTGGTIGMEKDYETGSLRAFDFGNIFEKMPEMRLMECEVFVHPFAKPLDSSDMGPEEWRVIANYIHKNYNDYDGFLILHGTDTMSYTASALSFMLKGLRKPVIMTGSQLPIGDLRTDAKENLLTSLYYASLYENDEAVIQEVAIYFEYKLLRGNRTLKYSAEYFDAYASPNYPILGQSGVHLNIIKDNLFRCDPEVEFHVDEYISEDILFWRIFPGMHLSHFKEIPKMKVLILQVFGSGTIFSSEKTQETLQEIRNNGTEIVVVSQCISGGISFGKYENSNIFSRIGAISGRDMTAETAITKAMHLIDNPSYSGSFADNFTKSLCGEITD comes from the coding sequence ATGAAGCGAAAAGTCCTGCTCATCTATACCGGTGGAACCATCGGAATGGAAAAAGATTACGAAACCGGAAGTCTCCGCGCCTTTGATTTTGGAAATATATTCGAAAAGATGCCTGAAATGAGGCTTATGGAATGTGAAGTTTTTGTTCATCCTTTTGCCAAACCGCTGGACTCTTCGGATATGGGACCTGAAGAATGGAGAGTGATCGCCAATTATATCCACAAAAACTATAATGACTATGACGGCTTTCTTATTCTTCACGGAACAGACACGATGTCCTACACCGCTTCAGCACTGAGCTTTATGTTGAAAGGATTAAGAAAACCTGTGATTATGACTGGTTCTCAGCTTCCGATTGGTGATCTGAGAACGGATGCCAAGGAAAATCTTCTGACCAGCCTTTACTATGCCAGCCTGTATGAAAACGATGAAGCGGTTATTCAGGAGGTAGCCATTTACTTTGAGTACAAATTATTAAGAGGAAACAGAACATTGAAATATTCTGCAGAGTATTTTGATGCCTATGCAAGCCCTAATTACCCGATTCTTGGGCAATCCGGAGTTCATTTGAATATTATTAAAGATAACCTGTTCCGTTGTGATCCGGAGGTGGAATTTCATGTGGATGAGTATATTTCTGAAGATATTTTATTCTGGAGAATTTTCCCGGGTATGCATTTGAGCCACTTCAAAGAAATCCCCAAAATGAAGGTTCTGATCCTTCAGGTTTTTGGTTCAGGAACGATTTTCAGCAGTGAGAAAACACAGGAAACCCTTCAGGAAATCAGAAACAACGGAACTGAAATTGTGGTGGTAAGTCAGTGTATTTCAGGAGGTATTTCATTCGGAAAGTATGAAAACAGTAATATTTTCTCAAGAATCGGAGCCATCAGCGGAAGAGATATGACTGCCGAAACTGCGATTACTAAAGCAATGCACCTTATTGACAATCCAAGCTACTCCGGAAGCTTCGCAGATAATTTCACCAAAAGCCTTTGTGGAGAAATTACGGATTAA
- a CDS encoding Lrp/AsnC family transcriptional regulator: MNYQLDEIDKKILDFLVENTRMPFTEIAKQMDVSAGTIHVRVKKMEDAGIILGSSLNIDYGKLDYHFTAFIGILLTKSNRTQEVLKELSTIPNVIEASVISGKYNIFCKVRAKNTDDAKRIIYQIDDIQDVMRTESMISMEEFLSDKNRLINAISV; the protein is encoded by the coding sequence ATGAACTATCAACTGGACGAAATAGACAAGAAGATTCTTGATTTCTTAGTAGAAAACACAAGAATGCCTTTTACTGAAATTGCAAAGCAGATGGATGTTTCTGCTGGAACAATTCACGTAAGAGTGAAAAAGATGGAAGATGCAGGTATTATTTTGGGATCATCTCTTAACATCGATTATGGTAAGCTGGATTATCACTTTACAGCTTTCATAGGTATCCTTTTGACAAAATCAAACCGTACTCAGGAAGTATTGAAAGAATTGTCAACTATTCCTAACGTAATCGAGGCTAGCGTTATTTCCGGAAAATATAATATTTTCTGTAAAGTAAGAGCTAAGAACACTGATGATGCTAAAAGAATTATTTACCAGATCGATGACATTCAGGATGTAATGAGAACTGAAAGTATGATCTCTATGGAGGAATTCTTAAGTGACAAAAACAGACTGATCAACGCAATCTCTGTGTAA
- a CDS encoding translocation/assembly module TamB domain-containing protein: protein MAKLENNNENENKKSVAENLGNQVQKTVENVEEKVRETVKEASELASDAIHHPVETAEEFGKQAVKDVTSYTWWAKLLLILFWLGIVLVGGVLIAINLPVTKQWAADQALKLVNNDFKSDFTTESVDVNYFGDVTIKGLKVKDYKGFDFITAREFRADSDWMSLAINAISGNSNSLSFNSLTLVNSDIKVITYKGDSISNFVRFVELFDNGKKRDPKKPPFQLNSRIQIMDSKVSIVNQNSPGEQGKWLTATQFNLKAPNVKVNGPNVSALINNMSFVTSRWGKAHLVDTFSTELSLTKQFLSLKDLTLNTDHTLLQGDIKFNLHDGSWADFADKVRWDMNIKQGSQLSGYDISYFVTNWDNIKPFNLSGTMTGPLNKFHLENFLIRNPDVNIATKTMKVDNLLKGHFAIETKDLSTDFTYKDLKAMMPSFISKKMKNFADDFGKLKYNGTAKVNPDQIYVDNGNLMTGIGQAKISKLTLTGYSTAMPKYSGYLDVKDLNTSVITKNKTVGLISGKFDLNGQSFDVNTMRLTTKSQIASVEIMDKTINNLYLDGLLDHKKYNGLITVNDEQAKATVKGLIDFSTSRVAMDVNADVSYLNMNYFTNKPGTQVVSGQVEGKMAMSSINDLTLDVNANNLHFATATQKYNIPNAKLKTFIEAGSRVIDVDAPGAATGKISGRYSLADLGGMVENGLGKILVGPPPRKLYRGQNFALKFDVQQGLVNYFLPDLRLPQGAVVEGEYDGNSNNLILNLDAASLKYIMTKEEEITDADKALAASNPDYKVNDRKNISRDSALVDSVKVRINTADLNQQLYAKINRVVYNKNVIKDFELKGNNENGNTLHLATVFKHGSPDDELNEKLKEYAINVDQSTDAAGDYVFRFEPTEVKFNEVTWAIDTSPELNHSITYRRKTGDFDIRNLRVYSDKSALFIKEAQFKSAKDFYVDADINDFAVEKLLEMQSGGNTMDIKGLANGSVKIKMDKSTLQPLVDLNIDNIKMNGNDMGDISISATNGFSLNVYDIDVKVHSAGVLGNNSLNLTGTVNNNTSSPIIDLNAEMRDFDLSFTQQFVQTVFGNLRGKATGDLKINGKLNDLDYSGDIALKDFGLKLLFTGVDYSFDDTVIQLSRGLAILNNIEVHDGRTNSKGNVSGAIQFETLSSMGVSLVMRADNLLMLNTTQKDFDLFWGRVYGQGDLYVDGPVSGLSITTPNMKALNGSTFTFNSSSTSNVEEFKMLRFLKEGKDGLITLEEKKKTGANMNIDFNLAVDKGTTVNVLVGDDVGNITVKGSADPLRFHMNRQGNIAMSGTYKVDNGTFVSKAILNKTFQIERNSSIRWDGDAMKPTLDINANYIRMVSNAGEYLSLGKLQPISILLQAHITQSLVDPQIDLNVTAMDVSSQVRETLAAKMSQEGEKVLQFGSVLLLSTFNVSNTGGFDVNVGNVAESSGYNMLLKQLGSVLNTMSNEFQIDLNYVKGDQNSNFGDRANAGVSVAVSPRVNIKTGLGIPLSKTDGAQNNYLSTEGSVEYDLSKKNDGSLVIRAYSKPTNIGMVSTNGSANQAYGGGVVWSKSFNSLFKKKKKDKKTSEAKGEIKTDSIKSQGK from the coding sequence ATGGCAAAGTTAGAGAATAATAACGAGAATGAGAATAAAAAATCAGTAGCTGAAAACCTAGGTAATCAGGTACAGAAAACTGTCGAAAATGTAGAGGAAAAAGTTCGGGAGACAGTGAAAGAAGCATCTGAACTGGCTTCAGATGCCATACATCATCCTGTGGAAACAGCTGAAGAGTTTGGGAAGCAGGCTGTGAAAGATGTTACCAGCTATACCTGGTGGGCAAAACTTCTCCTGATTCTCTTTTGGCTTGGAATTGTGCTTGTTGGAGGAGTACTTATTGCCATTAATCTTCCGGTGACAAAGCAATGGGCAGCTGATCAGGCACTGAAGCTTGTTAATAATGATTTCAAATCTGATTTTACTACAGAAAGTGTAGATGTAAATTATTTCGGTGACGTAACGATAAAAGGCTTAAAAGTAAAAGATTATAAAGGTTTTGATTTTATTACAGCCCGTGAATTTCGGGCAGACTCAGACTGGATGTCTCTTGCCATAAATGCCATTTCTGGAAACAGTAATTCTTTAAGTTTCAATTCTCTGACACTTGTCAATTCCGATATAAAAGTAATTACCTATAAAGGAGACAGTATTTCTAATTTTGTGAGGTTTGTAGAACTTTTTGACAACGGAAAGAAAAGAGATCCGAAAAAACCTCCTTTTCAGCTGAATTCCAGAATACAGATTATGGACTCCAAAGTTTCCATTGTCAATCAAAATTCTCCCGGCGAACAGGGAAAATGGCTTACAGCAACACAATTCAACTTAAAAGCTCCCAATGTAAAAGTCAATGGCCCGAACGTTTCGGCGCTGATTAATAATATGTCGTTTGTAACTTCAAGATGGGGAAAAGCCCATCTTGTAGATACGTTTTCAACAGAACTTTCGTTAACGAAGCAGTTTCTATCACTGAAAGACCTTACGCTGAATACAGATCATACCTTGCTTCAGGGAGATATCAAATTCAATCTTCATGACGGCTCATGGGCAGATTTTGCCGATAAGGTACGATGGGATATGAATATCAAGCAGGGAAGCCAGTTAAGCGGTTATGATATCAGCTATTTTGTAACAAACTGGGATAATATCAAACCATTCAATCTTTCAGGAACAATGACTGGTCCTCTGAACAAGTTTCATCTGGAAAACTTCCTGATCAGAAATCCTGATGTGAATATTGCCACGAAAACAATGAAGGTTGACAATCTGCTGAAAGGACATTTTGCTATCGAAACGAAAGATCTTTCCACAGATTTTACCTACAAAGATCTGAAAGCAATGATGCCTTCATTTATCTCCAAAAAGATGAAGAATTTTGCTGATGATTTCGGGAAGCTAAAGTACAACGGAACAGCAAAAGTGAACCCGGACCAGATTTATGTGGATAACGGAAATCTGATGACAGGAATTGGGCAGGCAAAAATCTCCAAGCTTACTCTGACGGGTTACAGTACAGCTATGCCAAAATATTCAGGCTATCTTGATGTAAAAGATCTTAACACCTCTGTGATCACCAAGAATAAAACAGTGGGTTTAATTTCCGGTAAATTTGATCTTAACGGACAAAGCTTTGATGTTAATACCATGCGTCTGACTACAAAATCTCAGATTGCAAGTGTTGAAATTATGGATAAAACGATCAACAACCTTTATCTGGACGGATTGTTGGATCATAAAAAATATAACGGACTTATAACCGTTAATGATGAACAGGCAAAAGCTACGGTCAAAGGATTGATAGACTTCAGTACTTCAAGAGTAGCAATGGATGTCAATGCTGATGTTTCATACCTGAATATGAACTATTTTACCAATAAACCTGGTACTCAGGTGGTAAGTGGACAGGTTGAAGGAAAAATGGCTATGTCTTCCATTAATGACCTTACTTTGGATGTGAATGCCAATAATCTTCACTTTGCTACTGCTACTCAAAAATATAATATTCCGAATGCTAAGTTAAAAACATTTATAGAAGCAGGATCCCGCGTAATAGATGTAGATGCTCCGGGAGCTGCCACAGGTAAAATTTCAGGGAGATACAGCCTGGCAGATCTTGGCGGAATGGTAGAAAACGGATTAGGAAAAATATTGGTTGGTCCACCGCCAAGGAAATTATATCGTGGACAGAATTTCGCACTTAAGTTTGATGTTCAGCAAGGTTTAGTCAATTATTTCTTGCCGGATCTCAGATTGCCTCAGGGAGCGGTTGTAGAAGGAGAATATGATGGAAATTCCAATAATCTTATCCTGAATCTTGATGCGGCTTCTTTAAAGTATATCATGACAAAAGAGGAAGAAATTACAGATGCTGATAAGGCGCTGGCAGCTTCCAATCCTGATTATAAAGTCAATGACAGGAAAAATATCAGCAGAGACAGTGCTTTGGTGGATAGTGTTAAAGTGAGAATTAACACGGCAGATCTTAATCAGCAATTGTACGCCAAGATCAATAGAGTAGTGTATAATAAAAATGTGATCAAAGATTTTGAACTTAAAGGGAATAATGAAAACGGAAATACACTTCATTTAGCAACCGTATTCAAACATGGAAGTCCGGATGATGAGCTGAATGAAAAGCTTAAAGAATATGCCATTAACGTGGATCAGTCTACAGATGCAGCGGGTGATTATGTATTCAGGTTTGAACCTACTGAAGTAAAATTCAATGAAGTTACATGGGCAATAGATACAAGTCCCGAACTGAATCATTCTATTACTTACAGAAGGAAAACCGGTGATTTTGATATCAGAAACCTGAGGGTATATTCCGATAAAAGTGCTTTGTTTATTAAAGAAGCACAGTTTAAATCAGCTAAAGATTTTTATGTAGATGCTGATATCAATGATTTTGCTGTAGAAAAACTGCTGGAAATGCAGTCAGGAGGAAATACGATGGATATAAAAGGTCTTGCCAACGGAAGTGTGAAGATCAAAATGGATAAAAGTACCCTTCAGCCGCTGGTAGATCTTAATATCGATAATATTAAGATGAATGGCAATGATATGGGTGATATCTCTATTTCTGCAACCAATGGCTTCTCATTGAATGTTTATGATATTGATGTAAAAGTTCACTCTGCAGGAGTCCTTGGAAATAACAGTCTTAATCTGACAGGAACTGTTAATAATAATACATCTTCTCCGATCATTGATCTTAATGCAGAAATGCGTGATTTTGATCTTTCATTTACGCAGCAGTTTGTACAGACCGTTTTTGGAAACCTTCGTGGAAAAGCTACAGGGGATCTTAAAATCAATGGAAAACTTAACGATCTTGATTATAGCGGTGATATTGCTTTAAAAGATTTTGGTTTAAAACTTTTGTTTACAGGAGTAGATTATTCATTTGATGATACGGTAATCCAGCTGTCCAGAGGACTTGCTATTCTCAACAATATTGAAGTGCACGATGGAAGAACCAATTCCAAAGGAAATGTTTCGGGGGCGATTCAGTTTGAAACCCTTTCTTCCATGGGGGTGTCACTCGTAATGAGGGCAGACAACCTTTTGATGCTGAATACGACACAAAAAGATTTTGACCTGTTCTGGGGAAGAGTTTACGGGCAGGGAGACCTTTATGTGGACGGACCTGTTTCAGGATTGAGTATAACCACTCCTAATATGAAGGCACTTAACGGAAGTACCTTTACCTTTAATTCCAGTTCTACTTCCAATGTAGAAGAATTCAAAATGCTGAGGTTCCTGAAAGAAGGAAAAGACGGCCTGATTACCCTGGAAGAAAAGAAGAAAACAGGAGCCAATATGAATATCGATTTTAATCTGGCTGTAGATAAGGGAACCACTGTAAATGTACTGGTTGGTGACGATGTAGGAAATATTACCGTAAAAGGATCTGCAGATCCGCTGAGGTTCCATATGAACAGACAGGGAAATATTGCCATGAGCGGTACCTATAAAGTAGATAACGGTACATTCGTTTCCAAGGCTATCCTTAATAAGACATTCCAGATCGAAAGAAACAGCAGCATCAGATGGGATGGTGATGCGATGAAGCCTACATTGGATATTAATGCCAATTACATCAGAATGGTTTCCAATGCCGGCGAATATCTGAGCCTGGGGAAACTACAGCCTATCAGTATATTGCTTCAGGCGCACATTACCCAATCATTGGTAGATCCGCAGATTGACCTTAATGTGACTGCTATGGATGTATCCAGCCAGGTAAGAGAAACCCTTGCTGCAAAAATGAGCCAGGAAGGGGAGAAAGTTCTTCAGTTTGGGTCTGTATTGCTGTTGAGTACCTTTAACGTATCCAATACAGGTGGATTCGATGTGAATGTAGGAAACGTAGCAGAATCTTCAGGATATAATATGCTTCTGAAACAGCTGGGATCTGTACTTAATACGATGAGTAACGAATTCCAGATTGACCTTAATTATGTGAAAGGAGACCAGAATTCAAATTTCGGGGACAGAGCCAATGCCGGGGTAAGTGTAGCTGTTTCTCCAAGAGTCAATATCAAGACAGGGTTGGGCATTCCGTTATCCAAAACCGATGGTGCACAAAACAATTATCTTTCCACGGAAGGGTCAGTAGAATATGATTTGTCTAAAAAGAATGACGGATCATTGGTGATACGTGCGTATTCCAAGCCTACAAACATAGGAATGGTGAGTACAAACGGTTCTGCTAATCAGGCTTATGGAGGAGGGGTTGTGTGGAGTAAAAGCTTCAATTCTTTGTTTAAAAAGAAGAAAAAAGACAAAAAAACTTCAGAGGCAAAAGGTGAAATAAAAACAGATTCTATAAAATCGCAAGGTAAATAA
- a CDS encoding four helix bundle protein — MYKFYFEKLEVWNNARSLVKDIYQITSLFSENEKFGITNQIRRATTSITANIAEGMCRSTEKEKSRFISISFGSCIEVINFLIISNDLEFLDNKNYEQLRIKTESISNQLNALYKTLNIKKV; from the coding sequence ATGTATAAATTTTATTTTGAAAAACTGGAAGTTTGGAATAATGCGAGAAGTTTAGTGAAAGATATTTATCAAATAACTTCTTTATTTTCAGAGAATGAAAAATTTGGAATTACTAATCAAATTCGCAGAGCCACTACAAGTATTACAGCTAATATTGCTGAAGGAATGTGCAGATCAACGGAAAAGGAAAAGTCCAGATTTATCTCTATATCTTTTGGCAGTTGTATTGAAGTGATTAATTTTCTTATTATATCTAATGATTTAGAATTTCTAGATAATAAAAATTATGAACAGCTAAGAATTAAAACTGAAAGCATTTCAAATCAACTTAACGCTTTATATAAAACTTTAAATATTAAGAAGGTTTAA
- a CDS encoding HNH endonuclease: MNYKAIPGFDSYLIDQDGNVKSKLTGKILKPGFMTSGYKFLVLRKNGQSFNRSIHRLVALTFLENPFNKPQVNHINGIKTDNRVENLEWSTRSENIKHMYDTGLKKYKPLHYKGKSGANHNRSLKVICKNNGCVYGSFAEAERILNLSYGSVSRSIKNNKPINGLLFEKQ, translated from the coding sequence ATGAATTATAAAGCAATACCGGGTTTCGACTCGTACTTGATTGATCAAGATGGAAATGTTAAGAGTAAACTTACTGGAAAGATTTTAAAACCCGGATTTATGACTAGCGGATACAAGTTTCTTGTTTTACGTAAGAATGGGCAGTCATTTAATAGGTCTATACATAGATTGGTTGCATTAACTTTTTTAGAAAACCCATTTAATAAACCGCAAGTCAATCATATAAATGGGATTAAAACAGATAATAGGGTAGAAAATCTTGAATGGTCTACAAGATCTGAAAACATTAAGCACATGTATGATACTGGTTTGAAGAAATATAAACCATTACATTATAAAGGCAAATCAGGTGCTAATCATAATAGGAGTTTGAAAGTAATATGCAAAAATAATGGGTGTGTATATGGTTCTTTTGCTGAAGCTGAACGTATTTTAAATCTGTCGTATGGGTCTGTATCGCGTAGCATCAAGAATAATAAGCCCATCAACGGGCTATTATTTGAAAAGCAATAA